The following are encoded together in the Paludisphaera mucosa genome:
- a CDS encoding DUF3987 domain-containing protein: MNLGFYNAWCFARLLADHTLNGELDRIDDRFRALANRMNAAPLGGGRQKVFDGACAAWDDAVSESLVQDICNADPDGPEPADHSPEEWPPLRLGELPSVESFPVDVLPPPAADLVLEGASAIGCPIDFLGVPLLAVAAGAIGRSASLKLKDGYFVGACVFAAPVGPPSDGKTPALKAVSAPLRAIDEVLALEHSQAIERWKEEYERPGPDGKKQSKPPAPPRPRRIDVDDVTMEALPLILADNPRGLVMVRDELTALVMGLNQYKGGKGNDRAAVLKIWSGDALKKDRVAHENHEPIRCPHPMMSIVGGLPPDMLGEIVDGKGRADGFIERFLFAYPDSLPVPEWSNAGVPEVVAEGWRQVVGRLWSRPMNYKDGRDVPHVAFFTPAAAAAWRRSYDAHSVEMNSSDFPPTLRGAWGKLRDYAGRLALILELLHHAADPTADESAVPDVGERTVEDAWRLVAYFKSHARRVHSVAHSGCEGPEAKALNALVAWLREKGMASFNERDAKKAREWITPDDLSKALVRMVKANVIRPKDLPPPGSAGGRPKSPAYDVNPALAPGQNRQNRQNHMTP; encoded by the coding sequence GACGACCGATTCCGAGCCTTGGCGAACCGGATGAACGCCGCCCCTCTCGGCGGCGGTCGCCAGAAGGTCTTCGACGGAGCCTGCGCCGCCTGGGACGACGCAGTATCCGAATCGCTGGTGCAGGACATCTGCAACGCCGACCCCGACGGCCCCGAGCCGGCCGACCACTCGCCCGAAGAGTGGCCGCCGCTCCGACTAGGCGAGCTGCCGAGCGTCGAATCGTTCCCGGTCGACGTGCTGCCGCCGCCCGCCGCGGACCTCGTGCTGGAGGGCGCGTCCGCGATCGGCTGCCCGATCGACTTCCTCGGAGTCCCGCTCCTCGCCGTGGCCGCCGGGGCGATCGGCCGTTCCGCCTCTCTCAAGCTCAAGGACGGCTATTTCGTCGGGGCGTGCGTCTTCGCGGCCCCGGTCGGACCTCCGTCCGACGGGAAGACTCCGGCCCTCAAGGCCGTCTCGGCTCCGCTGCGGGCGATCGACGAGGTGCTCGCCCTGGAGCACTCCCAGGCGATCGAGCGATGGAAGGAAGAGTACGAGCGGCCTGGACCGGACGGCAAGAAGCAGTCGAAGCCTCCCGCTCCTCCGCGGCCCAGGCGGATCGACGTGGACGACGTCACGATGGAGGCCCTGCCGCTGATCCTCGCCGACAACCCACGCGGCCTGGTCATGGTCCGCGACGAGCTGACCGCCCTCGTGATGGGCCTGAACCAATACAAGGGCGGCAAGGGGAACGACCGTGCGGCCGTCTTGAAGATCTGGTCCGGGGACGCACTCAAGAAAGACCGGGTGGCCCACGAGAACCACGAGCCGATCCGATGCCCGCACCCCATGATGTCGATCGTCGGCGGGCTGCCGCCGGACATGCTCGGCGAGATCGTGGACGGCAAGGGGAGGGCCGACGGGTTCATCGAGCGGTTCTTGTTCGCCTACCCCGACTCCCTCCCGGTGCCGGAATGGTCGAACGCCGGAGTGCCCGAGGTCGTCGCAGAGGGATGGCGACAGGTCGTCGGCCGCCTCTGGTCGCGTCCCATGAACTACAAGGACGGTCGGGACGTCCCGCACGTCGCATTCTTCACTCCGGCCGCCGCCGCGGCCTGGCGACGCTCGTACGACGCCCATTCGGTTGAGATGAACTCTTCGGACTTCCCGCCGACCTTGCGGGGGGCGTGGGGGAAACTGCGTGACTACGCCGGCCGGCTCGCCCTGATCCTCGAACTGCTCCACCATGCCGCCGACCCGACCGCCGACGAGTCGGCCGTCCCGGACGTCGGCGAGAGGACCGTCGAGGACGCATGGCGGCTCGTCGCCTACTTCAAGAGCCACGCCCGACGAGTCCACTCCGTCGCCCATTCGGGCTGCGAAGGCCCCGAGGCGAAGGCCCTCAACGCGCTCGTCGCTTGGCTCCGCGAGAAGGGGATGGCGTCGTTCAACGAGCGCGACGCGAAGAAGGCCCGGGAGTGGATCACGCCCGACGACCTGTCGAAGGCCTTGGTTCGGATGGTCAAGGCGAACGTTATTCGCCCGAAAGACCTGCCGCCTCCCGGGTCGGCCGGCGGCCGCCCGAAGTCTCCCGCGTACGACGTCAATCCCGCCTTGGCACCCGGACAAAACCGCCAGAACCGCCAAAACCACATGACGCCATGA